A DNA window from Phragmites australis chromosome 11, lpPhrAust1.1, whole genome shotgun sequence contains the following coding sequences:
- the LOC133884111 gene encoding PWWP domain-containing protein 5-like, with protein sequence MEPKMCAGSPHAVAPPVFSTTVSSHERNIKINKAETIGLSLSLEKSDSNSIQPKKPDQAHTARSFSHFLLLSPDHPAPNPARAQRRAPGRQTLSSLRLDVSPRSPVARQVRFLDGARQGEPATMRTRSQEKAAMSSDPGGGGGLGGVKREGQPAPMGAVEAAAGENLVGNSGPKVDGDALMVDGAAEEVAAAETGEKVAGDAAMTDAVADGGLTVVSDLLYETESAGMVDAEGEGSCENVLVPNSGGGREGTLGVEAGGLQSEDEATAKIVELSGYSAPRHAEAEPNKSDRFARYCLPSLDNRDVQVSDLVWRKLEGYPWWPGEIFDPSDASELALKHQIKGNHLVAYFGDGTFAWSDESQLMPFMTNYAHMEKQSSSDEFVNAVNHALEEFSRRVLSGMSCSCLPEELSDSGMSYLVENHGLREGVTCSTANRAEVLKYFRPENLLHYVKSLALSPGQGGDLLQLVIACSQLTSFYRSKGCPELASFQTSGGWADNAMDSSSTKNVTLGEDVTNVVHPNHDKPKKGRGRPRKRKPEDVIELREKNTSNLNNSATYDDFDDSKHRKIRNLDSFEDSETKLHSSFKIGECIRRAASQLTGPSSIAKPQDEPTEDGEFDSSGDDTDDELTMLKRAKWRRMHKNHSTEPKELLPQLCSVAIEPMSGNSFSTTIISYFSDYRNYVVTSSTEASIIGEVKPKRGRKRTNVHYPEVEMTDHMQDSYWSELSLHNDPTHSLKRASTSMRPRRKRRSSQDRYVPLSQHVQLATLAPKKHIQVMERPIIHVDAKMADELKPTALVLSFGRSAALPSEMDLIKMFSRHGPLKETETEVHKDTSTVKVVFKKRADAERAFSAAGKYGTFGPSLRSYRLVNMPFSLSLLEANNPVTHPEANLSVVTSTISVS encoded by the exons ATGGAGCCAAAAATGTGCGCCG GCTCGCCGCACGCCGTCGCGCCGCCGGTGTTCTCGACGACGGTCTCCTCCCACGAGAG aaatataaaaataaacaaagctGAAACTATTGGGCTGAGCCTTTCTCTAGAAAAGTCGGATTCCAATTCGATCCAGCCCAAGAAGCCGGACCAGGCCCACACGGCCCGGTCTTTCAgccacttcctcctcctctcccccgaCCACCCAGCGCCAAACCCCGCGCGCGCGCAGCGCAGAGCCCCAGGTCGCCAAACCCTAAGCAGCCTTCGTCTCGACGTCTCCCCGCGCTCGCCCGTCGCGCGCCAGGTGAG GTTCCTCGACGGGGCTCGCCAAGGGGAGCCAGCTACTATGCGCACGCGTTCTCAAGAAAAAGCTGCGATGAGCTCGGAtccgggaggaggcggcggccttGGCGGAGTGAAGCGGGAGGGGCAGCCCGCGCCGATGGGTGCTGTGGAGGCGGCCGCGGGGGAGAACTTGGTGGGGAATTCCGGTCCGAAGGTGGATGGTGATGCGCTGATGGTGGACGGAGCTgcggaggaggtggccgctGCGGAAACCGGAGAGAAGGTGGCGGGGGATGCGGCGATGACGGATGCCGTTGCGGATGGGGGTCTTACAGTGGTGAGTGATTTGCTGTACGAGACGGAGTCGGCGGGTATGGTTGACGCGGAAGGAGAAGGCTCTTGTGAGAACGTGCTAGTGCCGAATAGTGGAGGTGGGAGGGAGGGGACGTTGGGAGTGGAAGCTGGTGGCTTGCAGAGTGAGGATGAGGCCACAGCTAAGATTGTGGAACTGTCTGGTTACTCCGCACCTCGGCATGCTGAAGCCG AACCCAACAAAAGTGATCGGTTTGCCAGATACTGCCTTCCTAGTCTTGATAATCGTGATGTTCAAGTTTCTGATCTTGTCTGGAGAAAATTAGAAGGTTATCCTTGGTGGCCTGGTGAAATTTTCGATCCTTCAGATGCATCTGAGCTGGCATTGAAGCATCAGATAAAGGGAAATCACCTGGTAGCATATTTTGGTGACGGCACATTTGCATGGAGTGATGAATCCCAATTGATGCCTTTCATGACAAACTATGCGCACATGGAGAAACAAAGCAGTTCTGATGAGTTTGTTAATGCAGTTAACCATGCACTCGAAGAATTCTCTAGGCGGGTATTGTCAGGGATGAGCTGTTCGTGTTTACCAGAAGAGCTTTCTGACAGTGGAATGTCTTATTTGGTTGAGAATCATGGGCTCAGGGAGGGAGTTACTTGCTCAACAGCTAACCGGGCTGAGGTCTTGAAATATTTCCGTCCGGAAAACCTTCTTCATTATGTTAAGTCACTGGCTTTGTCCCCTGGCCAAGGAGGTGATTTGCTTCAATTAGTGATAGCTTGCTCTCAGCTTACATCTTTTTATCGGTCTAAGGGCTGCCCTGAACTTGCTTCATTCCAAACTTCTGGTGGATGGGCTGATAATGCCATGGACTCTTCTTCCACCAAGAATGTAACTCTAGGGGAAGATGTCACCAATGTAGTGCATCCTAATCATGATAAGCCCAAAAAAGGCAGGGGGAGACCTCGTAAACGGAAGCCTGAGGATGTCATTGAGTTGAGGGAGAAAAATACATCCAATCTGAACAACTCTGCCACTTACGATGATTTTGATGACTCAAAGCACAGGAAAATAAGAAATCTTGACTCTTTTGAAGATTCGGAGACCAAGCTGCATAGTTCTTTCAAGATAGGGGAGTGCATACGGCGAGCTGCAAGCCAGCTGACAGGACCTTCATCAATTGCGAAGCCTCAGGATGAACCAACAGAGGATGGAGAATTTGATAGCTCTGGTGATGACACTGATGATGAACTCACTATGTTAAAGCGAGCAAAATGGAGACGCATGCATAAAAACCACAGTACAGAACCTAAGGAATTATTGCCACAGCTCTGCTCGGTTGCCATAGAGCCAATGAGCGGAAATAGTTTCTCCACGACGATTATTAGTTACTTCAGTGATTACAGGAACTATGTTGTCACATCTTCTACTGAAGCGAGCATCATTGGAGAAGTTAAACCAAAAAGGGGTAGAAAGAGGACAAATGTGCATTATCCTGAGGTAGAGATGACTGATCACATGCAGGATTCCTACTGGTCTGAATTGAGTTTACATAATGACCCAACTCATAGCCTCAAAAGAGCAAGTACCAGCATGAGGCCTAGGCGTAAGCGGAGATCATCACAAGACAGATATGTGCCTTTGTCACAGCATGTGCAGCTTGCAACATTGGCTCCTAAGAAACATATACAGGTGATGGAAAGACCAATTATCCATGTTGATGCAAAGATGGCTGATGAGTTGAAGCCCACTGCACTTGTTTTGAGCTTTGGCAGGTCAGCTGCTCTTCCTTCAGAAATGGATCTCATTAAGATGTTCAGTCGTCATGGACCACTAAAAGAAACCGAGACTGAAGTGCACAAGGACACAAGTACTGTTAAAGTTGTCTTCAAGAAGCGTGCCGATGCTGAAAGGGCTTTCAGTGCTGCTGGCAAGTATGGCACATTTGGACCTTCGCTTAGAAGCTACCGTCTTGTGAATATGCCATTTTCTCTAAGCCTGTTAGAAGCAAATAATCCTGTGACACACCCTGAAGCGAATCTGAGTGTAGTGACTAGCACCATTAGTGTTAGCTAA
- the LOC133885496 gene encoding probable serine/threonine-protein kinase PBL25 has product MSCFPCFGGKRRNANAEAGRFEAAPPPASNMTPPPQVYAPAASAPAPSPLAVAAHTAANDAKRPGGASHAPQPSTEDASLRLAITAQAFAFRELAAATDHFTPYNLVGEGGFFRVYKGRLERSGQTVAIKQLDKHGFQGNKEFLTGVAKLSQLHHENLVDIIGYCADGDQRLLVYESVPAGTLEDHLLDLPADKKPMEWRTRMKVAYGAAQGLEYLHEKASPPVVYGDFKASYILFDESFTPKLSDFGLAQLGQAGGNAPVSSPMMGSFGCCAPEYDRGGQVTMKSDVYSFGVVLLQLISGRRAVDTSKPVEEQNVVAWAMPMFKDQKRYHELVDPLIKKEYPAKALNQVVAMAAMCLQEEDSVRPLMADVVMTLGFLTAMPPDPPSAAPSAAPAPPKQDDKSDHSDSSLSSSSDDEGNQEEEEEEETEEQQ; this is encoded by the exons ATGAGCTGTTTTCCGTGTTTCGGCGGGAAGAGGAGGAATGCGAACGCCGAGGCGGGGCGCTTCGAGGCGGCCCCGCCGCCGGCGTCGAACATGACGCCGCCCCCCCAGGTGTACGCGCCGGCGGCGTCAGCCCCGGCGCCCTCGCCCCTCGCGGTGGCCGCGCACACGGCCGCCAACGACGCGAAACGGCCCGGTGGCG CTAGCCACGCCCCCCAGCCTTCCACCGAGGACGCGTCGTTGCGGCTCGCCATCACGGCGCAGGCGTTCGCGTTCCGCGAGCTCGCGGCGGCCACCGACCACTTCACGCCGTACAACCTCGTCGGAGAAGGCGGCTTCTTCAGGGTCTACAAGGGCCGGCTAGAGAGGAGCGGCCAG ACAGTGGCCATCAAGCAGCTGGACAAGCACGGCTTCCAGGGCAACAAGGAGTTCCTGACCGGGGTAGCCAAGCTCAGCCAACTCCACCACGAGAACCTCGTCGACATTATCGGCTACTGCGCCGACGGCGACCAGCGGCTGCTGGTTTACGAGTCCGTGCCCGCCGGCACGTTGGAAGACCACCTGCTCG ATTTGCCGGCGGACAAGAAGCCGATGGAGTGGCGCACAAGGATGAAGGTGGCGTACGGCGCGGCGCAGGGGCTGGAGTACCTGCACGAGAAGGCGAGCCCGCCGGTGGTGTACGGGGACTTCAAGGCCTCCTACATCCTGTTCGACGAGAGCTTCACGCCCAAGCTCTCCGACTTCGGGCTCGCGCAGCTCGGGCAGGCTGGCGGCAACGCGCCGGTGTCGTCGCCCATGATGGGCTCCTTCGGGTGCTGCGCGCCGGAGTACGATCGCGGCGGGCAGGTCACCATGAAGTccgacgtgtacagcttcgggGTGGTGCTGCTGCAGCTCATCTCCGGGCGGAGGGCCGTCGACACCAGCAAGCCCGTGGAGGAGCAGAATGTGGTCGCCTGG GCCATGCCAATGTTCAAAGACCAGAAGAGATATCATGAGCTGGTTGATCCACTCATAAAAAAGGAGTACCCAGCCAAGGCATTGAACCAGGTGGTCGCCATGGCTGCGATGTGCTTGCAGGAAGAAGACTCCGTGCGACCACTGATGGCCGATGTTGTCATGACGCTGGGCTTCCTTACAGCCATGCCACCGGATCCACCCAGTGCTGCTCCATCTGCTGCCCCGGCACCGCCGAAACAAGATGACAAATCAGATCATTCCGACTCGtcattgtcttcttcctcggaTGATGAAGGTAaccaagaggaggaagaggaggaggaaactgAGGAGCAACAATAA
- the LOC133885501 gene encoding protein IQ-DOMAIN 3-like translates to MGRKGRWFDTVQRILSASEPDPEEKEAKVEPVKSRDKSNFKKIWQFGKSNQSVASTSAAPAPAPVPEAHQQPSPAVPPSPSDRQQTEGIIAEVQPVETMCGQGYLVCPAEVALSGAGAAQAAAEAIARPTVTTPRTRPARSKEDIAATRIQAACRGYLARRANRARGMVRLMSLVEGLAVRRQTEEALYCMQTMTRVQTQIYSRRVKTEEDKKALKSQIKGKQSFDKTKIGEGWDHSHQSKEQMEAVLTMKQEAASRRQRALAYAFSHQWRNRNPSSARAAPPPMFTDPGNPNWGWTWTDRWMAAARPWERQTAPDNGRAPAKSAGRQPRVATSVQLPTTPSGRSFRPPSWPSLTSPSTPPPRSPSVSGRTVVLASPRSSPLHATSGLQRTKSMQSDRRPRSSQERPVSSPRPAVPASPRGSGSPIHAAFGQQRATSMQPERRSRSSQERAVSNPRHGGTNATLRRTTSLRSEPPRRLSLGGAVAASAGDNASAPATPSYMQPTKSVRAKARCPSPSASAAEDKLDVPERTLTPLQVPSPSSAKKRLSLAFADKRSASSPSTTKAERAKRHSQPPSPRT, encoded by the exons ATGGGGAGAAAGGGGAGGTGGTTCGATACCGTGCAGAGAATCCTGAGCGCTTCTGAACCTGATCCAGAGGAGAAGGAAGccaaggtagaa CCCGTGAAGTCGAGAGACAAATCGAATTTCAAGAAGATATGGCAATTCGGCAAATCAAACCAGTCCGTTGCTTCCACCtctgcggcgccggcgccggcgccagttCCGGAGGCTCACCAGCAGCCTTCTCCTGCagtaccaccatcaccttcTGATCGGCAACAGACCGAGGGGATTATCGCAGAAGTGCAACCCGTGGAGACAATGTGCGGGCAAGGTTACCTCGTGTGCCCGGCGGAGGTGGCCTtgtccggcgccggcgccgctcaGGCGGCAGCGGAAGCGATCGCCCGCCCCACGGTCACCACGCCGAGAACGCGGCCTGCGCGTTCAAAGGAGGACATTGCCGCCACCAGGATCCAGGCGGCTTGCAGGGGATATCTG GCAAGGAGAGCGAACCGGGCACGAGGAATGGTTCGGTTGATGTCGCTGGTTGAGGGACTGGCCGTCAGGCGCCAAACTGAGGAGGCGTTGTACTGCATGCAAACGATGACGAGGGTTCAGACTCAGATATACTCGAGGAGGGTGAAGACGGAGGAGGACAAGAAGGCTCTGAAGAGTCAGATCAAGGGCAAACAGAGCTTTGACAAAACAAAG ATTGGTGAAGGCTGGGACCATAGCCATCAGTCCAAGGAGCAGATGGAAGCCGTCCTGACGATGAAACAAGAAGCCGCTTCAAGGCGGCAAAGGGCGCTAGCCTACGCGTTTTCTCATCAG TGGAGGAACAGGAATCCTTCTTCCGCGCGAGCTGCGCCTCCTCCAATGTTCACGGACCCGGGCAACCCCAACTGGGGCTGGACCTGGACGGACCGCTGGATGGCTGCGGCGAGGCCGTGGGAGAGGCAGACCGCGCCGGACAATGGACGCGCCCCGGCGAAAAGCGCCGGCCGACAGCCTCGAGTGGCCACCTCGGTTCAGTTACCCACGACGCCAAGCGGCAGGTCGTTCCGGCCACCGAGCTGGCCGTCGCTCACGTCCCCGTCGACTCCCCCGCCGCGGTCGCCGTCGGTCTCGGGGAGGACGGTAGTGCTGGCGAGCCCTCGGAGCAGCCCGCTCCACGCTACCAGCGGCCTGCAGCGCACCAAGAGCATGCAGTCCGATCGCCGCCCGCGGAGCAGCCAGGAGCGCCCGGTGAGCAGCCCGCGCCCTGCCGTGCCGGCGAGCCCGAGGGGCAGCGGCAGCCCGATCCACGCTGCCTTCGGCCAGCAGCGCGCGACCAGCATGCAGCCCGAGCGCCGCTCGCGGAGCAGCCAGGAGCGCGCGGTGAGCAACCCGCGCCACGGCGGGACGAACGCCACGCTGCGGCGGACGACGAGCCTGCGGTCCGAGCCCCCGAGGAGGCTGAGCCTTGGAGGTGCCGTCGCGGCGTCCGCGGGAGACAACGCGAGCGCGCCGGCGACCCCTAGCTACATGCAGCCGACCAAGTCCGTGAGGGCCAAGGCGCGGTGCCCGAGCCCGTCGGCGTCAGCGGCTGAGGACAAGCTCGACGTCCCCGAGAGAACGCTGACGCCTCTGCAGGTGCCCTCGCCTTCGTCGGCAAAGAAGCGCCTGTCCCTGGCATTCGCAGACAAGCGGAGCGCCTCGTCGCCGAGCACGACGAAGGCGGAGAGGGCGAAGCGGCACTCGCAGCCTCCCAGTCCCAGGACATAG
- the LOC133884110 gene encoding uncharacterized protein LOC133884110, with protein sequence MPLLKPRATKLPRTLSISWQCKGIRPPMATASFVTYFQNPRELPVPEFRAPPPSPVTGVLTGSSSGSSGYGECQDDDEIGRFLRCAARVPVLLLPERPVPRKNKKKAPWAPPVIDMRLLNLPSPVGGGGPTVEALKSAAVAFGCFQVVGHGVDGGLLSAALRAATARGGPPAWGEMEK encoded by the exons ATGCCGTTACTGAAGCCTCGTGCAACGAAACTTCCGCGCACGCTTTCAATATCTTGGCAGTGCAAAGG CATACGGCCACCGATGGCTACTGCATCCTTCGTCACCTACTTTCAGAATCCCAGGGAGCTACCGGTGCCGGAGTTCCGGGCACCGCCGCCGTCCCCGGTCACCGGCGTTCTTACAGGCAGCAGCTCAGGCTCGTCCGGGTACGGCGAGTGCCAGGACGATGACGAGATCGGCAGGTTCTTGCGCTGCGCCGCCAGGGTCccggtgctgctgctgccggaGAGGCCCGTCCCAcggaagaataagaagaaggcaCCGTGGGCCCCGCCTGTCATCGACATGCGCCTGCTGAACTTACCGTCACCGGTGGGCGGAGGTGGGCCGACGGTGGAGGCGCTGAAGTCGGCGGCCGTCGCGTTTGGCTGCTTCCAGGTGGTCGGCCACGGTGTCGACGGGGGCTTGCTCTCGGCAGCGCTGCGTGCTGCGACGGCAAGGGGGGGACCGCCGGCATGGGGGGAGATGGAAAAATAG